One region of Parambassis ranga chromosome 12, fParRan2.1, whole genome shotgun sequence genomic DNA includes:
- the LOC114443925 gene encoding protein FAM222A-like, translating to MLACIQRRQNLSSQRLACTPKSLDVTPPPLLLPVPRLEPCIRKGELASVISRYPSPAELDAYAQKTANSPLSIKIFPSDVRVPQHKQLNKTVNGLDTTGQRYSPYSHPYSGGYQGLLAIVKASVVVKGVVKTSEGRRTKHANTQTSVAPYNNPLNNGYTVRHGHKAYRLSSCKPTDVPIETLCSSAGIASGDQSLAPQSELAEVQSLMRQMSRVPHSQALQLGGEARASPSLQAVAAVAHSDSDFVLGVPPQSSRAFAGAVLPTQTADIAKAGYLEKGDYTVWQHKAQIQPQPYQQGAVRMYSVSNSAQGRRATEPGVGQSPETCLPLACSSQLSYRPHAGGVGAGQERVSGTSLNSAAMQGELSVGQYFAPLWDNVMATPNSDCYPSQVLATGTCAARPGDMGLSHHHLHPHRHQHHHPQHHHPQMHHPPRPPPHTQAYSTEQNLCCGLPSSSLCHAAVLSSSLQSLECLISEIHPPCIKERMLGRGYEAMGMPQLLEHQQQTHVQLPIYR from the exons ATGCTGGCCTGTATCCAGAGACGGCAGAACCTCTCATCGCAGCGTTTGGCCTGCACACCCAAAAGCCTTGATGTTACACCACCACCATTACTGCTACCAGTCCCACGGCTGGAGCCGTGCATTCGCAAAG GCGAGCTGGCCTCCGTGATTTCTCGGTACCCTTCTCCTGCAGAGTTGGATGCTTATGCCCAGAAAACAGCCAACAGCCCGCTGTCCATCAAAATCTTTCCATCTGATGTCCGAGtgccacaacacaaacagcttaACAAAACAGTCAATGGATTGGATACGACAGGCCAGCGCTACAGCCCCTATTCACATCCATATTCGGGAGGCTACCAGGGCTTGCTGGCCATCGTCAAAGCATCTGTGGTGGTTAAAGGTGTGGTGAAAACATCAGAGGGCAGGAGGACTAAACATGCAAACACCCAGACCTCTGTGGCACCGTATAATAATCCTCTGAATAATGGCTACACAGTCAGACATGGGCATAAGGCCTATCGTTTAAGCTCATGTAAGCCCACTGATGTACCCATTGAGACACTTTGTTCTAGCGCAGGGATAGCCTCCGGAGATCAGAGCCTGGCCCCCCAGTCTGAGCTGGCAGAGGTTCAAAGCCTGATGAGGCAGATGAGCAGAGTCCCCCACAGCCAGGCCCTGCAGCTGGGAGGAGAAGCTCGAGCCAGCCCCTCTCTGCAGGCTGTGGCTGCGGTCGCACATTCAGATTCAGACTTTGTTCTGGGAGTGCCGCCCCAGAGCAGTCGGGCCTTTGCAGGGGCAGTGCTACCTACACAAACTGCAGACATTGCCAAAGCTGGATACTTGGAAAAAGGAGACTACACAGTGTGGCAGCACAAAGCTCAAATCCAGCCACAGCCCTATCAGCAGGGCGCAGTCAGGATGTACAGTGTGAGTAACAGTGCTCAGGGGCGCAGGGCAACCGAGCCTGGGGTTGGCCAATCTCCTGAAACCTGCCTCCCTTTGGCATGCTCCTCGCAGCTGTCATATAGGCCACATGCTGGCGGTGTGGGCGCCGGGCAAGAGCGAGTCAGCGGCACCTCTCTGAACTCTGCCGCCATGCAGGGGGAGCTGTCTGTCGGACAGTACTTCGCTCCTCTCTGGGACAACGTCATGGCCACCCCCAACAGCGACTGTTATCCTTCTCAGGTGCTGGCAACGGGTACATGTGCAGCCAGGCCTGGAGACATGGGGCTCTCTCatcaccacctccacccacacCGTCATCAACACCACCACCCACAGCACCACCACCCCCAGATGCACCACCcgcctcgtcctcctcctcacacccaGGCCTACAGCACAGAGCAAAACCTCTGTTGTGGGCTGCCAAGTTCTAGCCTGtgccacgctgctgtactgagcagcagcctgcagtCTCTGGAGTGCCTCATCAGTGAGATCCACCCTCCCTGCATCAAAGAGCGCATGCTGGGCCGTGGGTACGAAGCCATGGGGATgcctcagctgctggagcaccAGCAGCAAACCCACGTCCAGCTCCCCATCTATAGATAA
- the LOC114443593 gene encoding glycolipid transfer protein-like → MSVLLDNQFRELPPDKSVDTKIFLDNVSHIPAFFDCLGSKVFSIIKSDINGNITKIRAVYLKDPAKYVTLQDILEAEREAHQAEWPKVGATLALMWLKRGLHFIQILLQSLADGERDENNPNLIRVNITKAYEQALKRYHGWIVQKIFNAALLAAPYRSNFLKALSKGEEVKEEECLANVRQFLVNYTPTVDAIYQMYTNLNAELDYTV, encoded by the exons ATGTCTGTTTTACTGGATAATCAGTTCAGAGAACTGCCTCCTGACAAGTCTGTAGACACAAAGATATTCCTGGACAATGTGTCACATATTCCTGCCTTTTTCG ACTGTTTGGGATCAAAAGTATTTTCTATCATTAAATCAGACATAAACGGCAACATAACG AAAATTAGAGCAGTTTATCTCAAAGATCCTGCAAAGTACGTCACCCTGCAGGACATCCTGGAAGCAGAGCGAGAAGCCCACCAGGCAGAGTGGCCTAAAGTTGGAGCGACTTTAGCCCTGATGTGGCTGAAGAG GGGTCTCCATTTCATTCAGATCCTCCTACAGAGTTTGGCAGATGGAGAAAGAGATGAGAACAACCCCAACCTGATTAGGGTCAACATAACCAAAGCCTATGAGCAAGCGCTGAAGAGATACCATGGCTGGATTGTTCAGAAGATTTTCAAT GCGGCGCTGCTCGCAGCACCCTACAGATCAAACTTCCTGAAGGCTTTGTCAAAAGGAGAGgaagtgaaagaggaagagtgTTTGGCGAATGTGCGTCAGTTCTTGGTTAATTACACACCTACTGTAGATGCCATCTACCAGATGTACACAAATCTAAATGCAGAGCTGGACTACACTGTTTGA